From a region of the Heptranchias perlo isolate sHepPer1 unplaced genomic scaffold, sHepPer1.hap1 HAP1_SCAFFOLD_59, whole genome shotgun sequence genome:
- the LOC137316322 gene encoding NACHT, LRR and PYD domains-containing protein 3-like, producing MWRWRLRKRKKKKKDERQAAAVEGGEDQDQERRLKGPGVMVEGEEEEERDGRTESPPSALAADPAEDSGAEDLSSALSTNRSLTVLNLGGNKLGDSGVKLLSAALRNPDCKIQELCLADVGLIDSCIEDLASALRTNRSLTDLSLGSNFFTDRSVPALRSVILTCRSLEWIWLWGNKFSSNAKNQLKSLQDTRPRLSVEV from the exons ATGTGGCGGTGGAggttgaggaagaggaagaagaagaagaaggatgaGCGGCAGGCGGCGGCCGTGGAGGGCGgcgaggatcaggatcaggagcgGCGGTTGAAGGGCCCGGGGGTGATggtggaaggagaggaggaggaggagcgggacggGCGGACTGAGAGTCCGCCTTCGGCGCTGGCCGCGGACCCAGCAGAAG ATTCTGGTgccgaggatctctcctccgctctcagtacaaatcGGTCATTGACGGTTCTGAACCTGGGTggtaataaactgggagattcaggagtgaaacttttgtctgcggctctgaggaacccggactgtaaaatacaggaactgtg tctggctgatgtcggtCTCATCGATTCTTGTATCGAGGATCTCGCTTCCGCTCTCagaacaaaccggtcactgacggatctgtccctgggatcaaacttcttcacagaccgatctgtccccgctctccgctccgtCATACTCACTTGCAGGAGTCTGGAGTggatctg gctgtgggGGAATAAGTTCAGTTCAAACGCGAAGAATCAGCTGAAGTCGCTGCAGGATACCAGACCCAGACTGAGTGTggaagtgtga